In Myxococcota bacterium, a single window of DNA contains:
- a CDS encoding glucose 1-dehydrogenase, whose protein sequence is MGSRDDLFDLTGRVAVVTGGSRGLGREMVLAFAEHGADVVIASRKQDACDALAKEVEAQTGRRALPLAFHAASWEDCDRLFEATLAEFGGAQVLVNNAGMSPLYPKLSECSEELFDKVLGVNLKGPFRLAVRFGEWMQEHTGGSIINVSSIAAVAPSYAEVPYGAAKAGLNNLTTSLSRCFGPTVRVNTLMPGPFLTDISKAWDLEAFNKAAKHNIPAQRGGEPDEIVGAALYLASDASSYTNGAVIKLDGGAVFSPA, encoded by the coding sequence ATGGGATCTCGGGACGACCTCTTCGACTTGACCGGTCGGGTGGCAGTGGTCACCGGCGGTAGCCGCGGACTCGGCCGGGAGATGGTGCTCGCGTTCGCCGAGCACGGTGCCGACGTGGTGATCGCGAGCCGCAAGCAGGACGCCTGCGACGCTCTCGCGAAGGAGGTGGAGGCCCAGACCGGTCGTCGCGCGCTGCCGCTGGCCTTCCACGCGGCGTCCTGGGAGGACTGCGATCGGCTCTTCGAGGCCACCCTCGCCGAGTTCGGAGGGGCGCAGGTTCTCGTGAACAACGCGGGGATGTCGCCGCTCTATCCGAAGCTCAGCGAATGCAGCGAGGAGCTCTTCGACAAGGTGCTCGGCGTCAACCTCAAGGGGCCGTTTCGGTTGGCGGTGCGCTTCGGCGAATGGATGCAGGAGCACACGGGTGGCTCGATCATCAACGTGAGCAGCATCGCCGCCGTGGCGCCATCCTACGCCGAGGTGCCCTACGGCGCAGCGAAGGCGGGGCTCAACAACCTGACCACCTCGCTCTCGCGCTGCTTCGGACCGACCGTCCGGGTGAACACCCTGATGCCCGGCCCCTTCCTGACCGACATCAGCAAGGCCTGGGACCTCGAGGCCTTCAACAAGGCGGCGAAGCACAACATCCCGGCCCAGCGCGGGGGCGAACCCGACGAGATCGTGGGCGCGGCCCTCTACCTGGCCAGCGATGCGTCGAGCTACACCAATGGCGCCGTGATCAAGCTCGACGGCGGCGCCGTCTTCTCACCCGCCTGA